The following proteins come from a genomic window of Nocardioides albertanoniae:
- a CDS encoding GMC oxidoreductase: MSTPTGKSHYDVLVIGSGFGGSVSALRLSEKGYSVGVVEAGRRFADDELPNTSFDLRKYLWAPAIGCYGIQRIDVVKDCVIMAGAGVGGGSLVYANTLYEPLDPFYEDPSWSHITDWKTELEPYYEQAKRMLGVTLYPHLTPADDVMQKVAAEAGRGDTFHKAPVGVFFGGPEHMPGQEVPDPYFGGAGPDRRACVNCGECMTGCRHNSKNTLVKNYLYLAERLGADVHPLTTVTRVYPAKTGKGYVIETRSTKARLGIGRTRRFTADQVVFSAASLGTQKLLHKLKRTGDLPQISSRLGELTRTNSESILGAIAPDRSIDYSEGVAITSSWHPDEHTHIEPVRYGHGSNAIAAMQTVLTEGGPHRIRRWLKEMWLQRRSLRTFYDFKHWSERTVIALVMQALDNSITTYPKRTLLGWRMSSKQGHGKPNPTWIPAGLDAVRKMAGVMGSAEKPGYAGGTIGEPFNKPMTAHFIGGCTIGDSSATGVIDPYQRLYGYEGLHVVDGSAISANLGVNPSLTITAQAERAMAFWPNKDQADPRPGLGDAYARIQPVTPASPAVPASAPAALRLPIVDVR; this comes from the coding sequence ATGAGCACCCCGACGGGCAAGAGCCACTACGACGTCCTCGTCATCGGGTCCGGCTTCGGCGGATCGGTCAGCGCGCTGCGCCTGAGCGAGAAGGGCTACTCGGTAGGAGTGGTCGAGGCCGGGCGTCGGTTCGCCGACGACGAGCTGCCCAACACCTCCTTCGACCTGCGCAAATACCTCTGGGCCCCGGCGATCGGGTGCTACGGCATCCAGCGCATCGACGTGGTCAAGGACTGCGTGATCATGGCCGGTGCAGGAGTCGGCGGCGGCTCGCTGGTCTACGCCAACACGCTCTACGAGCCTCTCGACCCGTTCTACGAGGACCCGTCCTGGAGCCACATCACCGACTGGAAGACCGAGCTCGAGCCCTACTACGAGCAGGCCAAGCGGATGCTCGGAGTCACCCTCTACCCGCACCTGACCCCGGCCGACGACGTCATGCAGAAGGTGGCGGCCGAGGCCGGTCGCGGCGACACGTTCCACAAGGCGCCCGTCGGGGTCTTCTTCGGCGGCCCCGAGCACATGCCCGGGCAGGAGGTGCCCGACCCCTACTTCGGCGGCGCGGGCCCTGACCGGCGTGCCTGCGTCAACTGCGGCGAGTGCATGACCGGCTGCCGCCACAACTCGAAGAACACCCTGGTCAAGAACTACCTCTACCTGGCCGAGCGGCTCGGCGCCGACGTGCACCCGCTGACCACCGTCACGCGGGTCTACCCGGCGAAGACCGGCAAGGGCTACGTCATCGAGACCCGCTCCACGAAGGCACGGCTCGGGATCGGCCGTACGCGCCGGTTCACCGCCGACCAGGTGGTCTTCTCCGCGGCCTCGCTCGGCACCCAGAAGCTGCTCCACAAGCTCAAGCGCACCGGTGACCTTCCGCAGATCTCCTCGCGCCTGGGCGAGCTGACCCGCACCAACTCCGAGTCGATCCTCGGCGCGATCGCCCCCGACCGCTCGATCGACTACTCCGAGGGCGTCGCGATCACCTCGTCGTGGCACCCCGACGAGCACACCCACATCGAGCCGGTCCGCTACGGCCACGGCAGCAACGCGATCGCGGCGATGCAGACGGTGCTCACCGAAGGTGGCCCCCACCGGATCCGCCGGTGGCTCAAGGAGATGTGGCTGCAACGGCGCTCGCTGCGTACGTTCTACGACTTCAAGCACTGGTCGGAGCGCACCGTCATCGCGCTGGTCATGCAGGCGCTGGACAACTCGATCACCACCTACCCGAAGCGCACGCTGCTCGGGTGGCGGATGTCGTCGAAGCAGGGTCACGGCAAGCCCAACCCGACCTGGATCCCCGCCGGTCTGGACGCGGTGCGGAAGATGGCCGGCGTGATGGGTTCGGCCGAGAAGCCGGGCTATGCCGGCGGCACCATCGGCGAGCCGTTCAACAAGCCGATGACGGCCCACTTCATCGGTGGCTGCACGATCGGCGACTCCTCGGCCACCGGCGTGATCGACCCCTACCAGCGGCTCTACGGCTACGAGGGGCTCCACGTCGTCGACGGCTCGGCCATCTCCGCCAACCTCGGGGTGAACCCGTCGCTGACGATCACCGCCCAGGCCGAGCGGGCGATGGCCTTCTGGCCCAACAAGGACCAGGCCGACCCGCGACCGGGGCTGGGTGACGCCTACGCGCGGATCCAGCCCGTCACGCCGGCCTCGCCCGCTGTGCCCGCGAGCGCGCCGGCAGCGCTGCGGCTGCCGATCGTCGACGTTCGCTGA
- a CDS encoding succinic semialdehyde dehydrogenase, with product MSASNPTPPGGPIVEGPLDPEHNASASLALEPDYVSRLTGRILSTSGETREVTSPLNGGPLAHIPQSSDDDVAEAFAKARVAQEKWAATPVAERERILLELHDLVLARQDEILDLIVLESGKARKHAFDEPLHIALTARYYGRRSSKILDSERKLGVIPVLTRVDLNHVPKGVVGIISPWNYPFTMALCDGLAAIAAGNAVVIKPDSQTMLSALLGAELLEEAGLPADLWTVVAGPGSKVGTSIIQRADYVCFTGSTNTGKIVAKQAADRLIGASLELGGKNPMLVLRDADIEKAAEGATRAVFSNAGQLCVSVERLFVDDQVYDRFVERFVARTQAMTLGATLGWENDMGTLISQAQVDAAVAHVEDAVAKGARVLAGGKARPDLAPFFFEPTILEGVTPEMTCFGNETFGPVVSLYRFHGEEEAIERANDGEYGLNGSIYSRDTARARRIARQIKCGTININEAFGATFASIDAPMGGMRESGQGRRQGAEGILRYTETQSVASQAVLRFAPQFGMSEQTYAKFMTASLRVLKSLGRA from the coding sequence ATGAGCGCATCGAACCCCACCCCTCCCGGCGGCCCGATCGTCGAGGGCCCGCTCGATCCCGAGCACAACGCCTCGGCCTCGCTGGCGCTGGAGCCTGACTACGTCTCCCGCCTGACCGGCCGCATCCTGTCGACCTCGGGAGAGACCCGCGAGGTCACCAGCCCGCTCAACGGCGGCCCGCTGGCGCACATCCCGCAGTCGAGCGACGACGACGTCGCCGAGGCGTTCGCCAAGGCCCGGGTGGCGCAGGAGAAGTGGGCGGCGACCCCCGTCGCCGAGCGCGAGCGCATCCTGCTCGAGCTCCACGACCTGGTGCTCGCCCGGCAGGACGAGATCCTCGACCTGATCGTGCTCGAGTCGGGCAAGGCCCGCAAGCACGCCTTCGACGAGCCGCTCCACATCGCGCTCACCGCTCGCTACTACGGCCGCAGGAGCAGCAAGATCCTCGACTCCGAGCGCAAGCTCGGCGTCATCCCGGTGCTGACCCGCGTCGACCTCAACCACGTGCCGAAGGGCGTCGTCGGCATCATCAGCCCGTGGAACTACCCGTTCACGATGGCGCTGTGCGACGGCCTGGCCGCGATCGCCGCCGGCAACGCGGTGGTCATCAAGCCCGACTCGCAGACGATGCTGAGCGCGCTCCTCGGCGCCGAGCTGCTCGAGGAGGCCGGGCTCCCGGCCGACCTGTGGACGGTCGTGGCCGGCCCGGGCTCGAAGGTCGGCACGAGCATCATCCAGCGTGCCGACTACGTCTGCTTCACCGGCTCGACCAACACCGGCAAGATCGTCGCCAAGCAGGCCGCCGACCGTCTGATCGGCGCCAGCCTCGAGCTCGGTGGGAAGAACCCGATGCTGGTGCTGCGCGACGCCGACATCGAGAAGGCCGCCGAGGGTGCCACCCGTGCCGTCTTCTCCAACGCCGGCCAGCTGTGCGTGAGCGTCGAGCGGCTCTTCGTCGACGACCAGGTCTACGACCGGTTCGTCGAGCGCTTCGTGGCCCGCACCCAGGCGATGACCCTCGGCGCCACCCTCGGGTGGGAGAACGACATGGGCACCCTGATCTCGCAGGCCCAGGTCGACGCCGCCGTCGCCCACGTCGAGGACGCCGTCGCCAAGGGCGCCCGCGTGCTCGCCGGCGGCAAGGCCCGACCCGACCTCGCACCGTTCTTCTTCGAGCCGACCATCCTCGAGGGCGTCACGCCCGAGATGACCTGCTTCGGCAACGAGACCTTCGGCCCGGTCGTCTCGCTCTACCGCTTCCACGGCGAGGAGGAGGCGATCGAGCGCGCCAACGACGGCGAGTACGGCCTCAACGGCTCGATCTACAGCCGCGACACCGCCCGCGCCCGTCGCATCGCCCGCCAGATCAAGTGCGGCACGATCAACATCAACGAGGCGTTCGGTGCCACGTTCGCCAGCATCGACGCCCCGATGGGCGGCATGCGCGAGTCCGGCCAGGGCCGTCGCCAGGGCGCCGAGGGCATCCTGCGCTACACCGAGACCCAGTCGGTCGCCTCCCAGGCGGTCCTCCGCTTCGCGCCCCAGTTCGGGATGAGCGAGCAGACGTACGCCAAGTTCATGACCGCCTCGCTGCGCGTGCTCAAGTCGCTGGGCCGCGCATGA
- a CDS encoding glycerol-3-phosphate dehydrogenase/oxidase gives MTRTGALSPQSRDQAISTMVGAAGEAELDVLVVGGGVTGAGVALDAVTRGLSTGLIEQRDLASGTSSRSSKLVHGGLRYLEMMDFELVREALQERGLLLNVLAPHLVRPVPFLYPLTNPVWERFYVGSGLALYDTMASFGPLSGMGNSGLPRHRHLTRKGVARIAPDFRTDTITGAIKYYDAQVDDARLVMTIARTAASHGAQIATRVQVTGFLREGERVVGVHARDLEHDQDLVIRAKTVVNAAGVWTDEIQDKVGGRGALHVKASKGIHLVVPRDRIRSESGFIVRTEKSVLFVIPWGRHWIIGTTDTPWTYDLAHPAATKNDIEYVLEHVNAILREPLDLEDVEGVYAGLRPLLTGESDQTAALSREHTVVTPLPGLVLIAGGKLTTYRVMAKDAVDAAAHSLGTTTNMTLRESITDKVRLVGAEGFETRSNQRVLLARRSGLHVGRIDHLLGRHGGLIDDVLDLISQRRPLALQLEGAEDYLAAEVVYAVNNEGARHLDDVLERRTRIAMETFDRGVRAAPGVAKIMAEELGWDQERTQEEVDHYLRRIEAERRSQLQDTDEEADRVRLEVQDLV, from the coding sequence ATGACTCGCACAGGTGCACTGAGTCCCCAGAGCCGCGACCAGGCGATCAGCACGATGGTCGGCGCGGCCGGGGAGGCCGAGCTCGACGTGCTCGTCGTCGGAGGGGGTGTGACCGGCGCGGGCGTGGCGCTGGACGCCGTCACCAGAGGCCTGAGCACGGGGCTGATCGAGCAGCGCGACCTGGCCTCGGGCACGAGCTCGCGCAGCTCGAAGCTGGTCCACGGCGGTCTGCGCTACCTCGAGATGATGGACTTCGAGCTGGTCCGCGAGGCGCTGCAGGAGCGCGGGCTGCTGCTCAACGTGCTGGCCCCGCACCTGGTGCGACCGGTGCCGTTCCTCTACCCGCTGACCAACCCGGTGTGGGAGCGGTTCTACGTCGGCTCCGGGCTCGCGCTCTACGACACGATGGCCTCCTTCGGGCCGCTGTCGGGCATGGGCAACTCCGGGCTCCCGCGCCACCGCCACCTCACCCGCAAGGGCGTCGCCAGGATCGCCCCCGACTTCCGCACCGACACGATCACCGGCGCGATCAAGTACTACGACGCCCAGGTCGACGACGCCCGCCTGGTGATGACGATCGCCCGCACGGCCGCCTCGCACGGGGCGCAGATCGCGACCCGGGTGCAGGTGACCGGGTTCCTCCGCGAGGGGGAGCGGGTCGTCGGCGTACACGCTCGAGACCTCGAGCACGACCAGGACCTGGTCATCCGCGCGAAGACGGTCGTCAACGCGGCCGGTGTGTGGACCGACGAGATCCAGGACAAGGTCGGCGGCCGCGGCGCCCTGCATGTCAAGGCGTCCAAGGGCATCCACCTCGTCGTGCCGCGCGACCGGATCCGCTCCGAGTCGGGCTTCATCGTGCGCACGGAGAAGTCGGTGCTCTTCGTCATCCCGTGGGGCCGCCACTGGATCATCGGCACCACCGACACCCCGTGGACCTACGATCTGGCCCACCCGGCAGCCACCAAGAACGACATCGAGTACGTCCTCGAGCACGTCAACGCGATCCTGCGTGAGCCGCTCGACCTCGAAGACGTCGAGGGCGTCTACGCCGGTCTGCGCCCGCTGCTGACCGGTGAGTCCGACCAGACCGCTGCGCTGAGCCGCGAGCACACCGTGGTCACCCCGCTGCCGGGTCTGGTGCTGATCGCCGGCGGCAAGCTGACGACCTACCGGGTGATGGCGAAGGATGCCGTCGACGCCGCGGCCCACTCGCTGGGCACGACCACCAACATGACCCTGCGCGAGTCGATCACCGACAAGGTGCGCCTCGTCGGCGCGGAGGGCTTCGAGACCCGCTCCAACCAGCGGGTCCTGCTCGCCCGACGCTCCGGTCTCCACGTGGGCCGCATCGACCACCTCCTCGGCCGTCACGGCGGTCTCATCGACGACGTGCTCGACCTCATCTCGCAGCGCCGTCCGCTCGCGCTGCAGCTCGAGGGCGCCGAGGACTATCTCGCCGCCGAGGTCGTCTACGCCGTCAACAACGAGGGCGCCCGCCACCTCGACGACGTGCTGGAGCGGCGCACCAGGATCGCGATGGAGACCTTCGACCGCGGCGTACGCGCTGCTCCGGGGGTCGCCAAGATCATGGCCGAGGAGCTCGGCTGGGACCAGGAGCGTACGCAGGAGGAGGTCGACCACTACCTGCGCCGCATCGAGGCCGAGCGCCGCTCCCAGCTGCAGGACACCGACGAGGAGGCCGACCGGGTGCGGCTCGAGGTCCAAGACCTCGTCTGA
- a CDS encoding C40 family peptidase: protein MTTTVHRPTFVVASPAADAEHETEVVPGEEVVVLETQGEWAHVVVPAHATAKDERGYPGWLPAEALTDSVSMLLSKARSFLGVPYVWGGTTGAGIDCSGLVLRAAEAVGVRLPRDAHDQAAALTAIDLDDVRSGDLYFFAKAAGGRVFHVAIATAAPAPDGSRPMIHADGETMGVIEESMPAGRVADLISAARL from the coding sequence ATGACCACCACCGTCCACCGCCCCACCTTCGTGGTGGCCTCGCCGGCCGCCGACGCCGAGCACGAGACCGAGGTCGTGCCCGGCGAGGAGGTCGTCGTGCTCGAGACGCAGGGGGAGTGGGCGCACGTCGTCGTCCCGGCCCATGCCACCGCGAAGGACGAGCGCGGCTACCCGGGCTGGCTGCCGGCCGAAGCCCTCACCGACTCCGTCTCGATGCTGCTGAGCAAGGCGCGCAGCTTCCTGGGCGTCCCCTACGTCTGGGGCGGCACCACCGGGGCCGGCATCGACTGCTCCGGCCTGGTGCTGCGCGCGGCGGAGGCCGTCGGCGTACGTCTCCCGCGTGACGCCCACGACCAGGCAGCTGCGCTCACCGCGATCGACCTCGACGACGTACGCTCCGGGGATCTCTACTTCTTTGCGAAAGCCGCCGGTGGCCGGGTCTTCCACGTCGCGATCGCGACGGCGGCTCCCGCACCCGACGGCTCCCGTCCGATGATCCACGCCGACGGGGAGACGATGGGTGTCATCGAGGAGTCGATGCCCGCCGGCCGCGTCGCCGACCTGATCAGCGCCGCCCGACTGTGA
- a CDS encoding dipeptide epimerase — MTVPLVAAVRTQRVRVPLHTPFVTALRRTDFAETVVVTVEDSEGCVGWGEAPQVWKVTGESLAGAAAALEGPISDALVGAPADLSSTRVVQGAVFGNRSAKMAADIALYDLVARRAGLPLTDYLSGLVGSRPSLQPTVLTDVTLSVGTPDELAEAAAARAADGFGTLKVKVGTDPGGDAARVLAVREAAPGCRLRLDANTGWRADEALAVLSVLADAGVELEFVEQPVARRDLEAMAHVRRNQPYKILADESVFDLEDLVDVIRAGAADAVNVKLAKCGGLTPAIELLEIAKGHGLDRLVGCMMESHLGIGAASALVTALGIRGEQDLDAGWWARSSPYAGGITYAGPRIERSDGPGLGIEGVL; from the coding sequence GTGACGGTGCCGCTGGTCGCGGCGGTCCGCACCCAGCGGGTGCGCGTGCCGTTGCACACGCCGTTCGTGACGGCCCTGCGCCGCACCGACTTTGCGGAGACGGTGGTGGTCACCGTCGAGGACTCCGAGGGATGCGTCGGCTGGGGCGAGGCCCCGCAGGTCTGGAAGGTCACCGGAGAGTCGCTCGCCGGGGCCGCGGCCGCGTTGGAGGGCCCCATCTCCGACGCGCTGGTCGGCGCGCCGGCCGACCTGTCCTCGACGCGGGTCGTGCAGGGCGCCGTCTTCGGCAACCGCTCGGCGAAGATGGCAGCCGACATCGCCCTCTACGACCTCGTGGCCCGTCGCGCGGGCCTGCCTCTGACCGACTACCTCAGCGGTCTCGTCGGCTCGCGGCCGTCCCTCCAGCCGACCGTGCTCACCGACGTCACCCTCTCGGTCGGCACTCCCGACGAGCTCGCCGAGGCGGCGGCCGCTCGGGCGGCCGACGGGTTCGGCACCCTCAAGGTCAAGGTCGGCACCGACCCCGGCGGTGACGCCGCCAGGGTGCTGGCCGTCCGAGAGGCAGCACCCGGCTGTCGGCTCCGTCTCGATGCCAACACCGGCTGGCGCGCCGACGAGGCGCTCGCGGTGCTCTCGGTGCTGGCCGATGCCGGGGTCGAGCTCGAGTTCGTCGAGCAGCCGGTCGCCCGCCGCGATCTGGAGGCGATGGCCCATGTGCGCCGCAACCAGCCCTACAAGATCCTGGCCGACGAGTCGGTCTTCGACCTCGAGGACCTGGTCGACGTCATCCGCGCCGGCGCAGCCGACGCGGTCAACGTGAAGCTGGCCAAGTGTGGCGGTCTCACCCCCGCGATCGAGCTCCTCGAGATCGCCAAGGGTCACGGCCTCGACCGTCTCGTCGGCTGCATGATGGAGTCCCACCTCGGCATCGGCGCGGCCTCCGCCCTGGTCACCGCCCTCGGCATCCGCGGCGAGCAGGATCTCGATGCCGGCTGGTGGGCGAGGTCGAGCCCGTACGCCGGCGGCATCACCTACGCCGGCCCACGGATCGAGCGCTCGGACGGCCCGGGTCTCGGCATCGAAGGAGTGCTCTGA
- a CDS encoding serine hydrolase, whose product MEPLVSTWLSGLDGIPTQAQNVNQQHYAASLMKVPVAIAAYRLRDRGLLSLDEPTPVHPDFDSAVEGERFEMDQAEDQDPETWAAVGSSLPLGDLVRRSLIVSGNLAANLVLERVGLDQVADVLEEAEVTPMTTVSRGIEDAPAREAGLQNLVTANDMGKVLTKLASGRLLSPESTAELTGALVDQHYRDAIPLGVPEDAVVGNKTGWVDGVRHDMAIIHPSEGDPQVMVVLTTGLDDDESEFRISEVARYLWSTL is encoded by the coding sequence GTGGAACCTTTGGTCTCGACCTGGCTCAGTGGCCTCGACGGCATCCCGACGCAGGCACAGAACGTCAACCAGCAGCATTATGCGGCGAGCCTGATGAAGGTGCCGGTGGCGATCGCTGCCTACCGGCTGCGTGATCGCGGTCTGCTCTCGCTCGACGAGCCGACCCCGGTGCACCCCGACTTCGACTCCGCCGTCGAGGGCGAGCGGTTCGAGATGGACCAGGCCGAGGATCAGGACCCGGAGACCTGGGCAGCGGTCGGGTCCTCGCTGCCCCTGGGTGATCTCGTACGCCGCTCCCTGATCGTGTCGGGCAACCTGGCCGCCAACCTGGTGCTCGAGCGGGTCGGGCTCGACCAGGTCGCTGACGTGCTCGAAGAGGCCGAGGTGACACCGATGACGACCGTCTCCCGCGGGATCGAGGACGCGCCGGCGCGCGAGGCCGGCCTGCAGAACCTGGTGACCGCCAACGACATGGGCAAGGTGCTCACCAAGCTCGCCTCCGGCCGGCTCCTCTCGCCCGAGTCGACCGCCGAGCTGACCGGCGCCTTGGTCGACCAGCACTACCGCGACGCGATCCCGCTCGGCGTACCGGAGGATGCGGTGGTCGGCAACAAGACCGGCTGGGTCGACGGGGTGCGCCACGACATGGCGATCATCCACCCGTCCGAGGGCGACCCGCAGGTGATGGTCGTGCTCACCACCGGCCTGGACGACGACGAGTCGGAGTTCCGGATCAGCGAGGTCGCGCGCTACCTGTGGTCGACCCTGTGA
- a CDS encoding SDR family NAD(P)-dependent oxidoreductase, whose product MNVLAPGSGVVVTGAARGIGKALAARFAAEGCRVVVADIDEDELSKVAHEIGAFAVAGDAASAHGAAALVEAAREHLGTIDAWYGNAGVDRGRGLEASDHAWLTSYEVNVLAHVRAARLLLPEWISSGAGRFVVTSSAAGLLTMLGSPSYAASEHAEISFAEWLAATYRHEGVVAQAIVPRSVKTQMLERSAGLPGFLSADGAVSAEEVADAAWEAAQTSQFWVLLQPDVAEEYAARAADTDAWLDDVNRTRQELDGSSEPA is encoded by the coding sequence GTGAACGTGCTCGCACCCGGCAGCGGAGTGGTTGTGACCGGAGCCGCCAGAGGCATCGGGAAGGCGCTGGCCGCTAGGTTCGCCGCGGAAGGGTGCCGCGTCGTCGTGGCCGACATCGACGAGGACGAGCTCTCGAAGGTGGCCCACGAGATCGGTGCCTTCGCGGTCGCGGGTGACGCTGCCTCGGCCCACGGCGCCGCCGCGCTCGTGGAGGCCGCCCGGGAGCACCTGGGCACGATCGACGCCTGGTATGGCAACGCCGGTGTCGACCGTGGCCGCGGCCTCGAGGCCTCCGACCACGCGTGGCTGACCTCCTACGAGGTCAACGTGCTCGCTCACGTACGGGCCGCTCGTCTGCTGCTGCCCGAGTGGATCTCCAGCGGTGCCGGCCGGTTCGTGGTGACCTCCTCGGCCGCCGGCCTGCTGACGATGCTCGGCTCGCCCTCCTACGCGGCCTCCGAGCATGCCGAGATCTCCTTCGCCGAGTGGCTCGCCGCGACCTACCGCCACGAGGGCGTCGTCGCCCAGGCGATCGTGCCGCGCAGCGTGAAGACGCAGATGCTGGAGCGCTCGGCCGGGCTGCCCGGGTTCCTCTCCGCCGACGGTGCCGTGAGCGCCGAGGAGGTCGCCGACGCGGCCTGGGAGGCGGCTCAGACCTCGCAGTTCTGGGTGCTCCTGCAGCCGGATGTGGCCGAGGAGTACGCCGCTCGTGCCGCCGACACCGACGCCTGGCTCGACGATGTGAACCGCACCCGGCAGGAGCTCGACGGGTCCTCGGAGCCGGCCTGA
- a CDS encoding ABC transporter substrate-binding protein: MRTTARRAAQVVCVLTTASLLAACGAGKERPSEGGSAVGVTDTTIKVGAHFPLTGPAAPGYSEIPSGHQALYEYVNDHGGIHGRKIEMVVKDDAYNPTNTSAVTNDMILQDEIFAMVAGLGTPTHRAVVQRLNDDGIPDLFVSSGSLQWGDDPSSSPMTFGWQPDYEIEGKIIGQYVKENMPDAKVGLFLQDDDFGEDGEKGARQFLDDQIVDVQKYTPGGSTDFAPQMSSFKSKGVDIVLGFNTPSFTALSQIAAQGVGFKSKWFYSNVGSDPSLVGGLLASMTKGKIPAEQGVKLMDGMLTTEYLGGVDAPDDEWVKLWQKVWDEYSKKGSDKLTNYRIYGMSQAWTFVQALQANGKDLTRESIVKTIEEEGASFEGPGLAPFRYSGDSHMGISGTSVVEIKNGASEPLTPVLVTDIGDAPIEEDDSAASDAPPSSGLPE, from the coding sequence ATGAGAACAACCGCACGCAGGGCCGCCCAGGTCGTCTGTGTCCTCACCACTGCCTCCCTCCTCGCGGCCTGTGGCGCGGGGAAGGAGCGACCCTCCGAGGGCGGGAGCGCCGTCGGCGTCACCGACACCACCATCAAGGTCGGCGCCCACTTCCCGCTGACCGGGCCGGCCGCGCCCGGCTACTCCGAGATCCCGTCGGGCCATCAGGCCCTCTACGAGTACGTCAACGACCACGGTGGCATCCACGGACGCAAGATCGAGATGGTCGTCAAGGACGACGCCTACAACCCGACGAACACCAGCGCCGTCACCAACGACATGATCCTGCAGGACGAGATCTTCGCGATGGTCGCCGGCCTCGGCACCCCGACCCACCGTGCGGTCGTGCAGCGGCTCAACGACGACGGCATCCCCGACCTGTTCGTCTCCAGCGGCTCGCTGCAGTGGGGCGACGACCCCTCGAGCTCGCCGATGACGTTCGGATGGCAGCCCGACTACGAGATCGAGGGCAAGATCATCGGCCAGTACGTCAAGGAGAACATGCCCGACGCCAAGGTCGGTCTCTTCCTGCAGGACGACGACTTCGGCGAGGACGGCGAGAAGGGCGCGCGGCAGTTCCTCGACGACCAGATCGTCGACGTGCAGAAGTACACCCCGGGTGGGTCGACCGACTTCGCTCCCCAGATGTCGTCGTTCAAGTCCAAGGGCGTCGACATCGTGCTCGGCTTCAACACGCCCTCCTTCACGGCGCTGAGCCAGATCGCCGCGCAGGGTGTCGGGTTCAAGTCGAAGTGGTTCTACTCGAACGTCGGCTCCGACCCGTCGCTCGTCGGCGGGCTGCTGGCCTCGATGACGAAGGGCAAGATCCCGGCAGAGCAGGGCGTGAAGCTGATGGACGGGATGCTGACCACCGAGTATCTCGGCGGCGTCGACGCACCCGACGACGAGTGGGTCAAGCTGTGGCAGAAGGTCTGGGACGAGTATTCGAAGAAGGGCTCCGACAAGCTCACCAACTACCGCATCTACGGGATGTCGCAGGCCTGGACGTTCGTGCAGGCGCTGCAGGCCAACGGCAAGGACCTGACCCGCGAGTCGATCGTCAAGACGATCGAGGAGGAGGGTGCCTCGTTCGAGGGGCCAGGGCTGGCACCGTTCCGCTACTCCGGCGACTCCCACATGGGCATCTCCGGCACCAGCGTCGTCGAGATCAAGAACGGCGCCTCCGAGCCGCTCACGCCGGTGCTCGTCACCGACATCGGCGACGCACCGATCGAGGAGGACGACAGCGCCGCCTCCGACGCACCGCCGTCGTCCGGGCTGCCGGAGTGA
- a CDS encoding branched-chain amino acid ABC transporter permease codes for MERLRSLTRPVWRVPLARHAILAVVAFVVIALVIGSSSQYLQTRYAEMAYFAIAAGGLTLLTGLSGQLSLGHGALMAVGAYTATLVLDRTGGETLADVFLALLTAIAVCAVVGVLVGVPAARLHGPYIAGATLTLAVAVPRLANQWDFLGGEQGLQVPVPRAAELPGWIQDLVWFFTAVEIDQYSFLAYLGWLLLALTFVALANLSRSRVGRRWRAVRDDDVSAELAGIHLGRARVVAFTVSAMCAGLAGGLMAMNVRLTAPGAFTITLSLTLLAAVVLGGLGSLTGALIGAGVLAFLPHFATDLGESAGLSAARAAEVTPVVYGLVLMLVILLAPTGIVGSLRPWWARLTSRSSPLGSTKEKTP; via the coding sequence ATGGAGCGTCTGCGTTCACTGACCCGTCCGGTCTGGCGAGTGCCGCTGGCTCGCCATGCGATCCTCGCCGTGGTCGCGTTCGTCGTGATCGCGCTGGTCATCGGCAGCTCCAGCCAATACCTGCAGACCCGCTACGCCGAGATGGCCTACTTCGCCATCGCCGCCGGCGGCCTCACCCTGCTCACCGGTCTCTCCGGTCAGCTCTCGCTCGGCCATGGCGCGCTGATGGCGGTGGGCGCCTACACCGCCACCCTCGTGCTCGACCGCACCGGTGGCGAGACCCTGGCAGATGTCTTCCTCGCCCTGCTCACCGCGATCGCCGTCTGCGCCGTCGTCGGGGTCTTGGTCGGTGTGCCGGCGGCGCGGCTGCACGGGCCCTACATCGCCGGCGCGACCCTGACCCTGGCCGTCGCCGTGCCCCGGCTGGCCAACCAGTGGGACTTCCTCGGCGGCGAGCAGGGCCTCCAGGTGCCGGTGCCGCGCGCCGCCGAGCTCCCGGGCTGGATCCAGGACCTGGTCTGGTTCTTCACCGCCGTCGAGATCGACCAGTACTCCTTCCTCGCCTACCTCGGCTGGCTCCTGCTCGCCCTCACCTTCGTCGCGCTCGCCAACCTGAGCCGCTCCCGGGTCGGGCGCCGCTGGCGTGCGGTGCGCGACGACGACGTCTCGGCCGAGCTGGCCGGCATCCACCTCGGCCGCGCCCGCGTGGTCGCCTTCACCGTCAGCGCCATGTGTGCAGGTCTCGCCGGCGGCCTGATGGCCATGAACGTACGCCTCACCGCGCCGGGCGCGTTCACGATCACCCTCTCGCTCACGCTGCTGGCAGCGGTCGTGCTGGGCGGGCTCGGCAGCCTGACCGGAGCGCTCATCGGCGCCGGCGTACTCGCCTTCCTTCCTCACTTCGCCACCGATCTGGGGGAGTCGGCCGGGCTCAGCGCCGCCCGGGCCGCGGAGGTCACGCCGGTGGTCTACGGGCTGGTGCTGATGCTCGTCATCCTTCTCGCCCCGACGGGGATCGTCGGCAGCCTGCGGCCGTGGTGGGCGCGCCTCACCTCGCGATCATCACCTCTCGGGTCAACCAAGGAGAAGACACCATGA